The following are from one region of the Heterodontus francisci isolate sHetFra1 chromosome 34, sHetFra1.hap1, whole genome shotgun sequence genome:
- the LOC137348996 gene encoding zinc finger protein 383-like, producing MESKSTTCSGEKPYTCCVCGRSFSRSSGLSKHKCCHTGEKSWKCGDCGKGFSYPFELESHRCIHTRERPFTCSMCGKEFTHFSALLRHQRVHTDEREFKCSDCEKSYKSPSALREHQRIHTGHAPFSCSQCGKKFRGSSSLLQHQRVHTGERPFTCSVCGKQFTNSSNLLKHQRVHTEERPFKCLDCGKCYKSPGDLMCHQRVHTDERPFRCSHCGTGFRRSSQLTAHQHIHTGERPFTCSVCGKGFTRSSNLLRHQQVHK from the coding sequence ATGGAATCAAAAAGCACCACTTGCAGTGGGGAAAAACCGTACACATGTTGTGTGTGTGGTCGAAGCTTCAGTCGATCATCTGGTCTTTCGAAACACAAGTGCTGTCACACTGGGGAAAagtcatggaaatgtggggactgtgggaaaggattcaGTTATCCTTTTGAGTTGGAAAGTCATCGATGCATTCACACcagggagaggccgttcacttgtTCCATGTGTGGGAAGGAGTTCACTCATTTCTCTGCTCTGCTGAGGCATCAGcgggttcacactgatgagagagagTTTAAAtgctctgactgtgagaagagttataaaagtccttcagcactgagggagcaccagcgcattcacactgggcaTGCACCATTCAGCTGTTCTCAGTGTGGGAAGAAGTTCAGGGGATCATCCAGCCTGCTGCAACAtcaacgagttcacactggagagaggccgttcacctgctctgtatgTGGGAAGCAATTCACtaattcatccaacctgctgaagcaccagcgagttcacactgaggagagaccttttaaatgcctGGATTGTGGGAAGTGCTATAAAAGTCCTGGAGACCTAATGtgccatcaacgtgttcacactgacgagagaccgttcaggtgctctcactgtgGGACTGGGTTTAGGCGATCATCTCAACTCACTGCACACCAGCACattcacactggggaaaggccgttcacctgctctgtgtgtgggaagggattcactcgttcatccaacctgctgagacaccagcaagttcacaagtaa
- the LOC137348480 gene encoding zinc finger protein 664-like, translated as MWEGIPMSELEIHRRTHTGERPFTCSDCGKGFTRSSSLHTHQRTHTEERVFKCSSCNKSLKSAYSLREHQRIHTSSTPFSCSHCGKMFRRLFTVLQHQQVHTQERPFNCSVCGKGFTQSSHLTTHQRVHTNKRLFKCSDCERRSKS; from the coding sequence atgtgggaagggattccaaTGTCTGAGCTGGAAATTCACCGACGCACTCACACTGGAgaaaggccattcacctgctcggactgtgggaagggattcactcggtcatccagcCTCCATACACACCAGCGAACTCATACTGAAGAAAGAGTGTTTAAATGCTCAAGCTGCAACAAAAGCTTAAAAAGTGCATATTCATTGAGGgagcaccagcgcattcacaccagTTCCACACCGTTCAGCTGCTCTCACTGTGGGAAGATGTTCAGGCGATTGTTCACTGTTCTGCAGCACCAGCAGGTTCACACCCAGGAGAGGCCATTcaactgctctgtgtgtgggaagggatttactcagtcatcccaccttactacacatcaacgtgttcacactaaTAAGAgactttttaaatgttctgactgtgagaggaGATCTAAAAGCTAA